Proteins encoded by one window of Carassius auratus strain Wakin chromosome 8, ASM336829v1, whole genome shotgun sequence:
- the LOC113107218 gene encoding collagen alpha-1(II) chain isoform X1 — translation MFRLVDSRTLLLLVATHCVLLSLVRCQQEDDQEDFGSCIQDGEKYADRAVWKPEACRVCVCDTGAVLCDEVICEDLRDCTNPIIPPGECCPICPVDTDEPNGSPGAKGQKGEPGDIADVVGPRGPAGPMGPPGEQGPRGELGPKGEKGNPGPRGRDGEPGTPGNPGPPGPPGPHGPPGLGGNFAAQMAGGFDEKAGGAQMGVMQGPMGPMGPRGPPGPTGAPGPQGFQGNPGEAGEPGPAGPLGPRGPPGPPGKPGSDGEAGKPGKSGERGPTGPQGARGFPGTPGLPGIKGHRGHPGLDGAKGEAGAAGAKGESGTNGESGAPGPMGPRGLPGERGRPGPSGAAGARGNDGLPGPAGPPGPVGPAGAPGFPGSPGAKGEAGPTGARGPEGAQGQRGEAGTPGSPGPAGASGNPGTDGIPGAKGSAGASGIAGAPGFPGPRGPPGPQGATGPLGPKGQSGDPGIPGFKGEAGPKGERGVTGPQGAPGPSGEEGKRGPRGEPGSAGPLGPPGERGAPGNRGFPGQDGLAGAKGAPGDRGVPGLTGPKGGTGDPGRTGEPGLPGARGLTGRPGDAGPQGKVGPSGAPGEDGRPGPPGPLGARGQPGVMGFPGPKGANGEPGKPGEKGLVGPTGLRGLPGKDGETGASGPPGPAGPAGERGEQGQPGPPGFQGLPGPTGASGEPGKPGDQGVPGEGGAAGPTGPRGERGFPGERGGAGPQGIQGPRGLPGTPGTDGPKGAIGPAGAAGAQGPPGLQGMPGERGVVGIPGSKGDRGDSGEKGPEGAPGKDGARGLTGPIGPPGPSGPNGAKGETGPIGPIGAPGARGAPGDRGEIGAPGPAGFAGPPGADGQPGIKGEQGESGQKGEAGSHGPQGPSGAPGPVGPTGVTGPKGARGAQGAPGATGFPGAAGRVGSPGPNGNPGPPGPPGASGKDGPKGVRGDAGPPGRAGDAGLRGPPGAPGEKGEPGEDGPPGADGPSGPAGLAGQRGIVGLPGQRGERGFPGLPGPSGEPGKQGAPGSSGDRGPPGPVGPPGLTGPAGETGREGNPGSDGPPGRDGAAGVKGERGNTGPIGAPGAPGAPGAPGSVGPIGKQGDRGENGPQGPAGPPGPAGARGMVGPQGPRGDKGEAGEAGERGQKGHRGFTGLQGLPGPPGAPGDQGAAGPAGPSGAKGPSGPVGPAGKDGSNGQPGPIGPPGPRGRSGESGPSGPPGNPGPPGPPGPPGPGIDMSAFAGLAQTEKGPDPLRYMRADEASSSLRQHDVEVDATLKSINSQIEDIRSPDGSRKNPARSCRDLKLCHPEWKSGDYWVDPNLGSAADAIKVFCNMETGETCVKPSTPKIPRKNWWSSKSKAQKHVWFGESMNGGFHFSYADSSQTPSTTTIQLNFLRLLSTEATQTITYHCKNSIAYMDQATGNLKKAVLLQGSNDAEIRAEGNSRFTYGVLEDGCKKHTGQWGKTVIEYKTQKTSRLPIVDIAPIDVGGADQEFGVDVGAVCFL, via the exons GGTCACCTGGTGCAAAG GGACAGAAAGGAGAACCAGGAGATATTGCAGAT gTTGTAGGACCAAGAGGACCTGCTGGACCAATG GGACCTCCAGGAGAGCAGGGACCACGTGGCGAGTTAGGACCTAAGGGTGAGAAG GGAAATCCTGGCCCAAGAGGGAGAGATGGCGAGCCTGGTACACCTGGAAACCCAGGACCCCCTGGACCACCAGGACCTCATGGTCCCCCTGGACTTGGAGGA AACTTTGCTGCTCAGATGGCTGGAGGTTTTGATGAGAAGGCAGGAGGTGCTCAGATGGGTGTGATGCAGGGACCAATG GGTCCAATGGGTCCCCGTGGTCCTCCTGGCCCCACTGGAGCACCT GGCCCACAAGGTTTCCAAGGCAACCCTGGAGAGGCTGGTGAACCTGGCCCTGCT GGTCCTCTTGGACCCCGTGGCCCTCCTGGACCCCCTGGAAAACCCGGAAGTGAT GGTGAGGCTGGCAAACCTGGCAAGTCTGGTGAGCGTGGACCCACAGGGCCTCAG GGAGCCCGTGGATTCCCCGGAACCCCTGGCCTTCCTGGCATCAAGGGACACAGA GGACACCCAGGTCTTGATGGAGCTAAAGGAGAGGCCGGTGCTGCAGGTGCTAAG GGTGAATCTGGTACTAATGGTGAGAGTGGTGCTCCTGGACCAATG GGTCCACGTGGTCTGCCCGGTGAGAGAGGTCGTCCTGGACCTTCTGGTGCTGCT GGTGCCCGCGGTAATGATGGTCTGCCTGGTCCTGCTGGTCCACCT GGACCTGTTGGTCCTGCTGGTGCTCCAGGTTTCCCAGGATCCCCTGGTGCTAAG GGTGAAGCTGGTCCCACTGGAGCTCGTGGACCTGAGGGTGCCCAAGGACAACGTGGAGAGGCCGGTACACCTGGATCACCTGGACCCGCCGGAGCATCT GGTAACCCTGGTACTGATGGTATTCCTGGTGCCAAAGGATCTGCT GGTGCTTCTGGCATCGCTGGTGCCCCTGGTTTCCCAGGACCCCGTGGCCCACCTGGACCTCAGGGAGCTACTGGACCTCTTGGGCCTAAAGGACAATCT GGAGACCCTGGTATCCCAGGATTTAAGGGCGAGGCAGGACCCAAGGGAGAGCGT GGTGTTACAGGACCTCAGGGTGCACCTGGGCCATCTGGAGAGGAAGGCAAGAGAGGACCAAGAGGAGAGCCTGGTTCTGCCGGGCCTCTCGGACCTCCTGGAGAAAGA GGAGCTCCGGGTAACCGTGGATTCCCTGGTCAGGATGGTCTAGCAGGAGCTAAG GGCGCACCTGGTGATCGTGGTGTTCCTGGTTTGACCGGCCCGAAAGGAGGAACTGGAGATCCTGGTCGCACAGGCGAGCCTGGTCTTCCTGGAGCCAGA GGTCTCACTGGGCGCCCTGGTGATGCTGGACCTCAAGGAAAAGTTGGACCATCT GGTGCCCCTGGTGAAGATGGACGCCCTGGTCCTCCTGGGCCTCTGGGAGCTCGTGGTCAGCCTGGAGTGATGGGATTCCCTGGACCTAAGGGAGCCAAT GGTGAACCTGGAAAACCTGGAGAGAAAGGACTTGTTGGGCCCACTGGTCTTAGA GGTTTGCCTGGTAAAGATGGAGAGACTGGAGCTTCTGGTCCACCTGGCCCTGCT GGTCCAGCTGGTGAGAGAGGAGAGCAGGGTCAGCCTGGTCCACCTGGCTTCCAG GGTCTTCCGGGACCTACTGGAGCTTCTGGAGAGCCTGGTAAACCTGGTGACCAG ggTGTTCCTGGAGAGGGTGGTGCTGCTGGTCCCACTGGACCAAGA GGTGAACGTGGTTTCCCTGGTGAGAGAGGAGGCGCTGGCCCTCAGGGTATCCAGGGACCAAGAGGACTTCCAGGAACTCCTGGTACTGATGGACCTAAG GGTGCAATTGGACCAGCTGGTGCTGCTGGAGCTCAGGGCCCTCCTGGTCTGCAGGGCATGCCTGGTGAGAGAGGAGTTGTTGGAATCCCTGGATCTAAAGGTGACAGA GGTGACAGTGGAGAGAAAGGACCTGAAGGTGCTCCTGGCAAAGATGGTGCAAGA GGTTTAACTGGTCCAATTGGTCCACCTGGTCCTTCTGGTCCCAATGGCGCTAAG GGTGAAACTGGTCCCATTGGTCCAATTGGTGCTCCTGGTGCTCGTGGTGCCCCT GGCGATCGCGGTGAGATTGGTGCACCCGGACCTGCTGGCTTTGCTGGACCTCCT GGTGCTGATGGCCAGCCTGGAATTAAAGGAGAGCAGGGCGAGTCAGGACAGAAAGGTGAAGCTGGATCTCATGGACCCCAAGGACCATCAGGAGCACCCGGCCCAGTG GGTCCAACTGGTGTTACAGGACCTAAGGGAGCACGTGGAGCCCAAGGAGCCCCT GGTGCCACTGGTTTCCCAGGAGCTGCAGGAAGAGTTGGATCACCTGGCCCCAAT GGTAACCCTGGTCCTCCTGGCCCTCCAGGTGCCTCTGGTAAAGATGGTCCTAAGGGAGTTCGTGGTGATGCCGGTCCCCCAGGCAGAGCAGGAGATGCTGGACTGCGTGGACCTCCTGGTGCTCCTGGAGAGAAGGGAGAGCCTGGAGAGGATGGCCCTCCT GGTGCTGATGGTCCCTCCGGCCCTGCTGGTCTTGCTGGTCAGCGTGGTATTGTTGGTTTGCCTGGTCAGCGTGGTGAAAGAGGCTTCCCAGGACTTCCAGGACCCTCT GGTGAGCCTGGCAAACAGGGAGCTCCTGGCTCTTCTGGTGACCGTGGACCCCCTGGCCCTGTTGGACCTCCTGGATTGACTGGACCTGCTGGAGAGACTGGACGTGAG GGTAATCCTGGATCTGATGGTCCACCTGGTAGAGATGGTGCTGCTGGTGTGAAG GGTGAGCGTGGTAACACTGGCCCAATCGGTGCTCCTGGAGCTCCTGGTGCACCTGGTGCTCCTGGTTCCGTTGGTCCAATTGGCAAACAGGGAGACAGAGGAGAGAAT GGCCCACAAGGACCTGCTGGACCCCCTGGACCCGCTGGAGCTAGAGGAATGGTG GGACCCCAAGGACCTCGTGGTGATAAGGGTGAGGCAGGAGAAGCTGGAGAAAGAGGTCAGAAGGGACACAGAGGATTCACCGGTCTGCAGGGTCTTCCTGGACCTCCT GGTGCTCCTGGAGACCAGGGTGCTGCTGGACCTGCTGGACCAAGTGGCGCTAAG GGACCTTCAGGACCTGTTGGACCAGCTGGTAAGGATGGTTCTAATGGTCAGCCTGGACCTATTGGACCACCTGGACCTCGTGGACGCTCTGGAGAGTCTGGCCCAAGT GGTCCACCTGGTAATCCTGGACCCCCTGGCCCTCCTGGTCCTCCTGGCCCTGGCATTGACATGTCTGCCTTCGCTGGGTTGGCACAGACCGAGAAGGGACCTGATCCTCTGCGTTACATGCGTGCTGATGAGGCCTCCAGCTCTCTTAGACAACATGATGTGGAGGTGGATGCCACACTGAAATCAATCAACAGCCAGATCGAGGACATCCGCAGCCCAGATGGCTCCCGCAAGAACCCTGCACGCTCCTGCCGAGACCTGAAACTCTGCCACCCTGAATGGAAGAGCg GTGACTACTGGGTGGATCCTAACCTTGGTAGCGCTGCTGATGCCATCAAAGTTTTCTGCAACATGGAGACCGGAGAGACCTGTGTGAAGCCCAGCACTCCCAAAATCCCACGCAAAAACTGGTGGAGCAGCAAGAGCAAGGCGCAGAAGCACGTGTGGTTTGGAGAGAGCATGAACGGTGGATTCCAC TTCAGCTATGCTGATAGCAGCCAGACTCCTAGTACTACCACCATCCAGCTGAACTTCCTGAGACTGCTGTCTACTGAGGCCACTCAGACCATCACCTACCACTGCAAGAACAGCATTGCTTACATGGACCAAGCCACAGGCAACCTGAAGAAGGCCGTTCTGCTGCAGGGCTCCAATGATGCGGAGATCAGAGCAGAGGGCAACAGCCGCTTTACATATGGAGTACTTGAGGATGGCTGCAAG AAGCACACAGGTCAGTGGGGCAAGACTGTGATTGAGTACAAAACTCAGAAGACATCCAGGCTGCCCATTGTGGACATTGCTCCCATAGACGTCGGAGGAGCAGATCAGGAGTTTGGAGTGGACGTTGGTGCAGTCTgcttcttgtaa
- the LOC113107218 gene encoding collagen alpha-1(II) chain isoform X2: MFRLVDSRTLLLLVATHCVLLSLVRCQQEDDRSPGAKGQKGEPGDIADVVGPRGPAGPMGPPGEQGPRGELGPKGEKGNPGPRGRDGEPGTPGNPGPPGPPGPHGPPGLGGNFAAQMAGGFDEKAGGAQMGVMQGPMGPMGPRGPPGPTGAPGPQGFQGNPGEAGEPGPAGPLGPRGPPGPPGKPGSDGEAGKPGKSGERGPTGPQGARGFPGTPGLPGIKGHRGHPGLDGAKGEAGAAGAKGESGTNGESGAPGPMGPRGLPGERGRPGPSGAAGARGNDGLPGPAGPPGPVGPAGAPGFPGSPGAKGEAGPTGARGPEGAQGQRGEAGTPGSPGPAGASGNPGTDGIPGAKGSAGASGIAGAPGFPGPRGPPGPQGATGPLGPKGQSGDPGIPGFKGEAGPKGERGVTGPQGAPGPSGEEGKRGPRGEPGSAGPLGPPGERGAPGNRGFPGQDGLAGAKGAPGDRGVPGLTGPKGGTGDPGRTGEPGLPGARGLTGRPGDAGPQGKVGPSGAPGEDGRPGPPGPLGARGQPGVMGFPGPKGANGEPGKPGEKGLVGPTGLRGLPGKDGETGASGPPGPAGPAGERGEQGQPGPPGFQGLPGPTGASGEPGKPGDQGVPGEGGAAGPTGPRGERGFPGERGGAGPQGIQGPRGLPGTPGTDGPKGAIGPAGAAGAQGPPGLQGMPGERGVVGIPGSKGDRGDSGEKGPEGAPGKDGARGLTGPIGPPGPSGPNGAKGETGPIGPIGAPGARGAPGDRGEIGAPGPAGFAGPPGADGQPGIKGEQGESGQKGEAGSHGPQGPSGAPGPVGPTGVTGPKGARGAQGAPGATGFPGAAGRVGSPGPNGNPGPPGPPGASGKDGPKGVRGDAGPPGRAGDAGLRGPPGAPGEKGEPGEDGPPGADGPSGPAGLAGQRGIVGLPGQRGERGFPGLPGPSGEPGKQGAPGSSGDRGPPGPVGPPGLTGPAGETGREGNPGSDGPPGRDGAAGVKGERGNTGPIGAPGAPGAPGAPGSVGPIGKQGDRGENGPQGPAGPPGPAGARGMVGPQGPRGDKGEAGEAGERGQKGHRGFTGLQGLPGPPGAPGDQGAAGPAGPSGAKGPSGPVGPAGKDGSNGQPGPIGPPGPRGRSGESGPSGPPGNPGPPGPPGPPGPGIDMSAFAGLAQTEKGPDPLRYMRADEASSSLRQHDVEVDATLKSINSQIEDIRSPDGSRKNPARSCRDLKLCHPEWKSGDYWVDPNLGSAADAIKVFCNMETGETCVKPSTPKIPRKNWWSSKSKAQKHVWFGESMNGGFHFSYADSSQTPSTTTIQLNFLRLLSTEATQTITYHCKNSIAYMDQATGNLKKAVLLQGSNDAEIRAEGNSRFTYGVLEDGCKKHTGQWGKTVIEYKTQKTSRLPIVDIAPIDVGGADQEFGVDVGAVCFL; the protein is encoded by the exons GGTCACCTGGTGCAAAG GGACAGAAAGGAGAACCAGGAGATATTGCAGAT gTTGTAGGACCAAGAGGACCTGCTGGACCAATG GGACCTCCAGGAGAGCAGGGACCACGTGGCGAGTTAGGACCTAAGGGTGAGAAG GGAAATCCTGGCCCAAGAGGGAGAGATGGCGAGCCTGGTACACCTGGAAACCCAGGACCCCCTGGACCACCAGGACCTCATGGTCCCCCTGGACTTGGAGGA AACTTTGCTGCTCAGATGGCTGGAGGTTTTGATGAGAAGGCAGGAGGTGCTCAGATGGGTGTGATGCAGGGACCAATG GGTCCAATGGGTCCCCGTGGTCCTCCTGGCCCCACTGGAGCACCT GGCCCACAAGGTTTCCAAGGCAACCCTGGAGAGGCTGGTGAACCTGGCCCTGCT GGTCCTCTTGGACCCCGTGGCCCTCCTGGACCCCCTGGAAAACCCGGAAGTGAT GGTGAGGCTGGCAAACCTGGCAAGTCTGGTGAGCGTGGACCCACAGGGCCTCAG GGAGCCCGTGGATTCCCCGGAACCCCTGGCCTTCCTGGCATCAAGGGACACAGA GGACACCCAGGTCTTGATGGAGCTAAAGGAGAGGCCGGTGCTGCAGGTGCTAAG GGTGAATCTGGTACTAATGGTGAGAGTGGTGCTCCTGGACCAATG GGTCCACGTGGTCTGCCCGGTGAGAGAGGTCGTCCTGGACCTTCTGGTGCTGCT GGTGCCCGCGGTAATGATGGTCTGCCTGGTCCTGCTGGTCCACCT GGACCTGTTGGTCCTGCTGGTGCTCCAGGTTTCCCAGGATCCCCTGGTGCTAAG GGTGAAGCTGGTCCCACTGGAGCTCGTGGACCTGAGGGTGCCCAAGGACAACGTGGAGAGGCCGGTACACCTGGATCACCTGGACCCGCCGGAGCATCT GGTAACCCTGGTACTGATGGTATTCCTGGTGCCAAAGGATCTGCT GGTGCTTCTGGCATCGCTGGTGCCCCTGGTTTCCCAGGACCCCGTGGCCCACCTGGACCTCAGGGAGCTACTGGACCTCTTGGGCCTAAAGGACAATCT GGAGACCCTGGTATCCCAGGATTTAAGGGCGAGGCAGGACCCAAGGGAGAGCGT GGTGTTACAGGACCTCAGGGTGCACCTGGGCCATCTGGAGAGGAAGGCAAGAGAGGACCAAGAGGAGAGCCTGGTTCTGCCGGGCCTCTCGGACCTCCTGGAGAAAGA GGAGCTCCGGGTAACCGTGGATTCCCTGGTCAGGATGGTCTAGCAGGAGCTAAG GGCGCACCTGGTGATCGTGGTGTTCCTGGTTTGACCGGCCCGAAAGGAGGAACTGGAGATCCTGGTCGCACAGGCGAGCCTGGTCTTCCTGGAGCCAGA GGTCTCACTGGGCGCCCTGGTGATGCTGGACCTCAAGGAAAAGTTGGACCATCT GGTGCCCCTGGTGAAGATGGACGCCCTGGTCCTCCTGGGCCTCTGGGAGCTCGTGGTCAGCCTGGAGTGATGGGATTCCCTGGACCTAAGGGAGCCAAT GGTGAACCTGGAAAACCTGGAGAGAAAGGACTTGTTGGGCCCACTGGTCTTAGA GGTTTGCCTGGTAAAGATGGAGAGACTGGAGCTTCTGGTCCACCTGGCCCTGCT GGTCCAGCTGGTGAGAGAGGAGAGCAGGGTCAGCCTGGTCCACCTGGCTTCCAG GGTCTTCCGGGACCTACTGGAGCTTCTGGAGAGCCTGGTAAACCTGGTGACCAG ggTGTTCCTGGAGAGGGTGGTGCTGCTGGTCCCACTGGACCAAGA GGTGAACGTGGTTTCCCTGGTGAGAGAGGAGGCGCTGGCCCTCAGGGTATCCAGGGACCAAGAGGACTTCCAGGAACTCCTGGTACTGATGGACCTAAG GGTGCAATTGGACCAGCTGGTGCTGCTGGAGCTCAGGGCCCTCCTGGTCTGCAGGGCATGCCTGGTGAGAGAGGAGTTGTTGGAATCCCTGGATCTAAAGGTGACAGA GGTGACAGTGGAGAGAAAGGACCTGAAGGTGCTCCTGGCAAAGATGGTGCAAGA GGTTTAACTGGTCCAATTGGTCCACCTGGTCCTTCTGGTCCCAATGGCGCTAAG GGTGAAACTGGTCCCATTGGTCCAATTGGTGCTCCTGGTGCTCGTGGTGCCCCT GGCGATCGCGGTGAGATTGGTGCACCCGGACCTGCTGGCTTTGCTGGACCTCCT GGTGCTGATGGCCAGCCTGGAATTAAAGGAGAGCAGGGCGAGTCAGGACAGAAAGGTGAAGCTGGATCTCATGGACCCCAAGGACCATCAGGAGCACCCGGCCCAGTG GGTCCAACTGGTGTTACAGGACCTAAGGGAGCACGTGGAGCCCAAGGAGCCCCT GGTGCCACTGGTTTCCCAGGAGCTGCAGGAAGAGTTGGATCACCTGGCCCCAAT GGTAACCCTGGTCCTCCTGGCCCTCCAGGTGCCTCTGGTAAAGATGGTCCTAAGGGAGTTCGTGGTGATGCCGGTCCCCCAGGCAGAGCAGGAGATGCTGGACTGCGTGGACCTCCTGGTGCTCCTGGAGAGAAGGGAGAGCCTGGAGAGGATGGCCCTCCT GGTGCTGATGGTCCCTCCGGCCCTGCTGGTCTTGCTGGTCAGCGTGGTATTGTTGGTTTGCCTGGTCAGCGTGGTGAAAGAGGCTTCCCAGGACTTCCAGGACCCTCT GGTGAGCCTGGCAAACAGGGAGCTCCTGGCTCTTCTGGTGACCGTGGACCCCCTGGCCCTGTTGGACCTCCTGGATTGACTGGACCTGCTGGAGAGACTGGACGTGAG GGTAATCCTGGATCTGATGGTCCACCTGGTAGAGATGGTGCTGCTGGTGTGAAG GGTGAGCGTGGTAACACTGGCCCAATCGGTGCTCCTGGAGCTCCTGGTGCACCTGGTGCTCCTGGTTCCGTTGGTCCAATTGGCAAACAGGGAGACAGAGGAGAGAAT GGCCCACAAGGACCTGCTGGACCCCCTGGACCCGCTGGAGCTAGAGGAATGGTG GGACCCCAAGGACCTCGTGGTGATAAGGGTGAGGCAGGAGAAGCTGGAGAAAGAGGTCAGAAGGGACACAGAGGATTCACCGGTCTGCAGGGTCTTCCTGGACCTCCT GGTGCTCCTGGAGACCAGGGTGCTGCTGGACCTGCTGGACCAAGTGGCGCTAAG GGACCTTCAGGACCTGTTGGACCAGCTGGTAAGGATGGTTCTAATGGTCAGCCTGGACCTATTGGACCACCTGGACCTCGTGGACGCTCTGGAGAGTCTGGCCCAAGT GGTCCACCTGGTAATCCTGGACCCCCTGGCCCTCCTGGTCCTCCTGGCCCTGGCATTGACATGTCTGCCTTCGCTGGGTTGGCACAGACCGAGAAGGGACCTGATCCTCTGCGTTACATGCGTGCTGATGAGGCCTCCAGCTCTCTTAGACAACATGATGTGGAGGTGGATGCCACACTGAAATCAATCAACAGCCAGATCGAGGACATCCGCAGCCCAGATGGCTCCCGCAAGAACCCTGCACGCTCCTGCCGAGACCTGAAACTCTGCCACCCTGAATGGAAGAGCg GTGACTACTGGGTGGATCCTAACCTTGGTAGCGCTGCTGATGCCATCAAAGTTTTCTGCAACATGGAGACCGGAGAGACCTGTGTGAAGCCCAGCACTCCCAAAATCCCACGCAAAAACTGGTGGAGCAGCAAGAGCAAGGCGCAGAAGCACGTGTGGTTTGGAGAGAGCATGAACGGTGGATTCCAC TTCAGCTATGCTGATAGCAGCCAGACTCCTAGTACTACCACCATCCAGCTGAACTTCCTGAGACTGCTGTCTACTGAGGCCACTCAGACCATCACCTACCACTGCAAGAACAGCATTGCTTACATGGACCAAGCCACAGGCAACCTGAAGAAGGCCGTTCTGCTGCAGGGCTCCAATGATGCGGAGATCAGAGCAGAGGGCAACAGCCGCTTTACATATGGAGTACTTGAGGATGGCTGCAAG AAGCACACAGGTCAGTGGGGCAAGACTGTGATTGAGTACAAAACTCAGAAGACATCCAGGCTGCCCATTGTGGACATTGCTCCCATAGACGTCGGAGGAGCAGATCAGGAGTTTGGAGTGGACGTTGGTGCAGTCTgcttcttgtaa